One stretch of Cryptococcus neoformans var. neoformans B-3501A chromosome 5, whole genome shotgun sequence DNA includes these proteins:
- a CDS encoding hypothetical protein (Match to EST gb|CF193183.1|CF193183; HMMPfam hit to PPTA, Protein prenyltransferase alpha subunit repeat, score: 118.8, E(): 1.3e-32): MVTSTYIPMSQRQSWADIKPIIQDDGPNPVVPIMYSEEYKDAMDYFRAIAAKEEKSERALELTEVIVRMNPAHYTVWQYRFSLLTSLNKSLEDELRLMNEFAVQNLKSYQVWHHRLLLLDRISPQDPVSEIEYIHESLLPDPKNYHTWAYLHWLYSHFSILGRISEAQWESELDWCNEMLRVDGRNNSAWGWRWYLRVSRPGAETSSHNLQDELIYILKSIHFIPHNVSAWNYLRGFLKHFSLPLTPILPAILPYTASKPNTDMETVGTFHFPVPSDPLPEDTPLPVPLALEYLADSFIEQNRLDDAAEVFEKLSSKYDKMRAGYWEFRRRECVEE, from the exons ATG GTAACATCGACCTACATCCCTATGTCTCAGAGGCAGTCCTGGGCTGATATCAAGCCCATTATTCAAGATGATGGGCCTAATCCTGTTGTCCCCATCATGTATTCCGAAGAAT ACAAAGATGCAATGGATTATTTCCGTGCTATCGCCgcgaaggaggaaaagtcTGAACGTGCTCTAGAACTGACAGAGGTCATTGTCAGAATGAATCCAGCACATTATACTGTTTG GCAATACCGTTTCTCTTTGTTAACGTCTCTGAACAAGTCTCTCGAGGACGAACTTCGACTCATGAACGAGTTCGCTGTCCAGAACCTTAAAAGCTATCAAGTCTG gcatcatcgtcttctccttttagATCGCATTTCCCCTCAAGATCCCGTCTCTGAGATTGAGTATATTCATGAGTCCCTTCTGCCTGATCCCAAAAATTACCACACCTGGGCATATCTCCATTGGCTATATTCTCATTTTTCGATCCTTGGTCGTATATCTGAAGCCCAGTGGGAATCTGAGCTTGATTGGTGTAACGAAATGTTAAGGGTTGATGGTAGGAACAACAGTGCTTGGGGATGGCGATGGTATCTAAGGGTGTCTAGACCTGGAGCTGAAACCTCCAGCCACAACCTACAGGACGAGCTTAT TTATATCTTGAAGTCAATTCACTTCATTCCCCACAACGTATCTGCATGGAATTATCTCCGGGGTTTTCTCAAGCACTTCTCATTGCCACTTACGCCCATTCTTCCAGCTATTTTACCATACACCGCCTCCAAGCCGAACACCGATATGGAAACTGTCGGCACATTTCATTTTCCTGTGCCTTCGGATCCACTGCCCGAGGATACTCCGTTGCCTGTCCCTCTGGCTCTCGAATATCTCGCAGACTCTTTCATCGAACAAAATAGACTCGACGACGCTGCTGAAGTGTTTGAGAAGCTTAGCTCCAAGTATGACAAGATGAGGGCCGGATACTGGGAATTCAGACGAAGGGAATGTGTTGAAGAATAA
- a CDS encoding hypothetical protein (HMMPfam hit to APG12, Autophagy protein Apg12, score: 127.2, E(): 3.8e-35), translating into MATTTPPLDRLSPAQAQPAVVVRFKSIGSAPIMKNNVFKATAGHKFQAVIMFLRQQLGMKKEDSLFTYINAAFAPAPDDTVGSLYKSFGTEGHLIVNYSNTQAWG; encoded by the exons ATGGCCACAACAACACCCCCTTTAGACCGTCTTTCACCTGCCCAGGCGCAACCAGCAG TTGTTGTGCGCTTCAAATCGATTGGTTCAGCGCCGATTATGAAGAACAATGTATTCAAGGCCACCGCAGGGCATAAGTTCCAAGCAGTGATCATGTTTCTGCGGCAACAGTTGGGtatgaagaaagaagattcCTTG TTTACATATATCAACGCTGCCTTTGCACCAGCTCCCGATGACACTGTTGGAAGCCTGTATAAATCGTTTGGTACAGAAGGGCATCTGATAGTAAATTACAG TAATACTCAAGCCTGGGGGTAA